The Syntrophorhabdaceae bacterium genome contains a region encoding:
- a CDS encoding TPM domain-containing protein — MRHPVKADKFFTAKEKEKIQRTATHAEAGTIGQIAVAIVDQSSQYREAELLGSIFLGSALSLALTTIFFHGSVWFFIPMAFLFFFPFHLLFKAAPMLKAVFAGPGRMAKAVRERAIRTFYEKGLYKTKESTGVLFFLSLLERKVWVLADKGIHGKIHQPTLNKLADMVSRGIQAGRASDALCEAIAEMGALLAAHYPAKGVPVDELPDEIICEPGATCDTE; from the coding sequence ATGAGACATCCGGTAAAGGCAGATAAATTTTTCACCGCGAAAGAAAAAGAGAAGATACAACGTACCGCGACTCACGCTGAAGCAGGCACCATCGGCCAGATCGCGGTCGCAATTGTCGATCAAAGCAGCCAATATCGCGAGGCGGAGCTTCTCGGGTCCATATTCCTCGGGAGCGCCCTCTCCCTCGCACTTACCACCATCTTTTTCCACGGCTCGGTCTGGTTCTTTATCCCCATGGCCTTTCTCTTCTTCTTCCCTTTCCACCTGCTCTTCAAGGCCGCTCCCATGCTGAAGGCTGTGTTCGCGGGTCCCGGCAGAATGGCAAAGGCGGTGAGGGAGAGGGCGATCAGGACATTTTACGAGAAGGGTCTCTATAAGACAAAAGAGAGTACAGGCGTTCTCTTTTTTCTCTCCCTTCTCGAAAGAAAGGTGTGGGTGTTGGCGGATAAGGGCATTCACGGCAAGATCCACCAGCCCACGCTCAATAAACTGGCGGACATGGTGTCACGGGGGATTCAGGCAGGACGGGCTTCTGATGCGCTTTGTGAGGCCATTGCCGAAATGGGCGCCCTTCTCGCCGCCCACTATCCCGCAAAGGGCGTACCCGTGGATGAGCTTCCCGACGAGATCATATGCGAGCCCGGCGCCACGTGCGACACGGAATGA
- a CDS encoding LemA family protein produces the protein MKRYVMSVLILAVILTASGCGYNVMQANEEAVKAAWGNVEAAYQRRADLIPNLVEVVKAYAKHEKETLQAVTEARARVGSIQVSKDMLDDPKAVAQFQQAQGAMSSALSRLMVVVEKYPDLKANQNFRDLQHQLEGTENRINVARVRYNEAVQQFNVSIRTFPNSLTNSMLLHLKPKESFKAEAGAEKAPRVKF, from the coding sequence ATGAAGCGATACGTCATGTCTGTTCTTATTCTGGCGGTCATACTCACCGCATCGGGCTGCGGCTATAACGTGATGCAGGCAAACGAAGAAGCGGTCAAAGCCGCATGGGGCAACGTCGAGGCTGCATACCAGCGGCGGGCGGACCTCATTCCTAATCTCGTAGAGGTAGTAAAAGCCTATGCCAAACACGAGAAGGAGACCCTTCAGGCAGTCACCGAAGCTCGGGCCCGGGTAGGCAGTATCCAGGTGTCGAAAGATATGCTCGACGACCCTAAGGCCGTCGCACAATTCCAGCAAGCCCAGGGCGCCATGAGCAGCGCCCTTTCGAGGCTCATGGTGGTAGTGGAGAAATATCCCGACCTCAAGGCGAACCAGAATTTCCGGGACCTTCAACATCAGCTCGAAGGCACGGAAAACAGGATTAATGTGGCCCGTGTCCGCTATAATGAAGCGGTGCAACAGTTCAATGTCTCCATAAGAACCTTTCCGAACAGCCTCACCAACAGCATGCTCCTTCACCTGAAGCCGAAAGAATCATTCAAGGCCGAAGCGGGAGCCGAAAAGGCGCCCCGGGTGAAATTCTAG
- a CDS encoding TPM domain-containing protein, with protein MGTLPEGTRENASRRGAIAFLILSFFFFFLLFNSSLHLSTSSSAFISRSSAFAPAHALDVPPLKGYVNDYGGMISKPAQTKIESELKAFEQSDSTQVFILTIPSLQGEALEDYSIKVVEQWKIGQKGKDNGVLLLVANQDRKIRVEVGRGLEGKLTDLTAGQIVDLVIKPRFKRGDFDGGFIAGVSAIVDASRGEFKAERPKPGKKGVSFSAFITFLILGGAFLLFMGGISKILGGLGGAVGLPALVNFALFPVGLIPMVLLGVVGLGIGLVLPLLFSGRGPGGGWFFWGGGFGGGGGGGDSGGFGGGGFGGGGGGDFGGGGASGDW; from the coding sequence ATGGGCACGCTACCGGAGGGTACACGGGAGAACGCTTCCAGGAGAGGAGCCATCGCGTTCCTCATCCTGTCTTTTTTCTTCTTCTTTCTCCTCTTCAATAGCTCCCTTCACCTCTCCACCTCTTCTTCTGCCTTTATCTCTCGCAGCTCGGCCTTTGCTCCGGCTCATGCCCTCGATGTGCCGCCTTTAAAAGGGTACGTGAACGACTACGGGGGCATGATATCGAAACCGGCGCAGACGAAAATTGAATCGGAGCTCAAGGCCTTCGAGCAGTCCGATTCGACCCAGGTCTTCATCCTCACCATTCCGAGCCTCCAGGGGGAGGCGCTCGAAGATTATTCCATCAAAGTGGTGGAACAATGGAAGATCGGGCAGAAAGGGAAAGACAACGGCGTACTGCTCCTCGTGGCGAACCAGGACAGGAAGATCCGGGTAGAGGTAGGACGAGGCCTGGAAGGGAAACTCACGGACCTCACCGCGGGTCAGATCGTGGACCTCGTCATAAAACCCCGGTTCAAGAGGGGCGACTTTGACGGGGGCTTTATCGCGGGCGTCTCCGCAATCGTGGACGCAAGCCGTGGAGAATTTAAAGCCGAGAGGCCGAAGCCCGGAAAAAAAGGTGTATCCTTTTCCGCCTTCATCACGTTCCTGATCCTGGGAGGGGCCTTTCTCCTCTTCATGGGCGGTATCTCAAAAATCCTCGGTGGCTTGGGCGGTGCGGTCGGTTTGCCGGCCCTCGTAAATTTCGCACTCTTTCCCGTGGGTTTAATACCCATGGTTCTCCTTGGTGTTGTGGGGCTCGGTATCGGTCTGGTACTGCCCCTTCTTTTTTCCGGAAGGGGTCCCGGGGGAGGATGGTTCTTCTGGGGCGGAGGCTTTGGAGGAGGAGGCGGCGGCGGAGATAGCGGCGGCTTTGGCGGCGGGGGCTTCGGAGGAGGCGGCGGCGGTGACTTTGGAGGCGGCGGCGCTTCGGGGGACTGGTAA
- a CDS encoding S8 family serine peptidase — translation MIPAQDDIRRNRIKAAALIGLLVLLSCSGYAFGLDTWEKKAASPGGYSGLIRKIQERGKIKILAGVKVEYALETQLSGTARKIQRDRIKSAQKKVMEDLGLRGLAPERARAYTYVPYLALTVDRAALDTLLASEGITHVEEDIPVPPTQPGWDIALIDAPALHAAGITANGITVAVLDTGIEKNHPYLSGAIVEEACYSSNGSDGDGSWSSLCPGGALSSTAPDSALPYATGVCPAGECDHGTHVSGTVAGRAGVSGSPGPGVAPGASIVAIQVFSRFESALYCGGAGYTPCVLSYTSDQIAGLERVYALRDTYAIASVNMSLGGGQYATPAECDAGNSSIKTIIDNLRAAGIATIGASGNDAFCGSMSAPACISTAISVGATESSDTVAAYSNSASFLTLLAPGSQITSSLPGNGWGTWSGTSMAAPHVSGSWALLKSKKADATVEEILSALTSTGRRVVDSGKCSLVTKPRIDVNKGYGVLGGGISLTLSTSGSGAGTVASSPAGIDCGSSCSASYGANAQVTLIATPALGSVFTGWSGGECSGTGTCTITMDRSKFIGATFNLGNIITVSRKGSGSGTVASRPSGISCPAVCSATFPGGRPITLTPVAALGSTFAYWTGACNDALPSCTVSMDANTTVAAAFFLTKNAKVRLTTSKKRVSAGDGAIFSSDGGIDCGIACGYNYYPRTPVTLTAAATGDAVFTGWSGACSGTGATCIVTMDKAKTAIAAFAGPQKLTVTKRRARGGDGTVTSEPAGIDCGTTCRSFFTVNTPVTLYAVPSENTVFTGWRGACAGTERACTLTMDKAKTVSASFTRINP, via the coding sequence TTGATTCCAGCACAGGATGATATTCGCCGAAACAGGATCAAGGCGGCTGCCCTCATTGGGCTCCTCGTCCTGCTTTCCTGCTCCGGCTATGCCTTCGGCCTTGATACATGGGAAAAGAAGGCGGCAAGCCCCGGGGGCTACAGCGGCCTCATCCGCAAAATACAGGAAAGAGGCAAGATCAAGATCCTTGCCGGGGTCAAGGTGGAATATGCCCTGGAGACGCAGTTGTCCGGAACCGCGCGCAAGATCCAGCGCGACAGGATCAAATCCGCACAGAAGAAGGTGATGGAGGATCTCGGGCTCCGGGGACTCGCACCGGAGCGGGCCCGGGCCTATACTTATGTGCCGTACCTTGCCCTTACGGTGGACAGGGCCGCCCTCGATACTCTCCTCGCGTCCGAGGGGATTACGCATGTGGAGGAAGATATTCCGGTCCCCCCCACCCAGCCGGGGTGGGATATTGCCTTAATCGACGCCCCTGCGCTTCATGCCGCCGGTATTACGGCGAATGGGATTACCGTCGCGGTTCTCGATACGGGCATTGAAAAAAACCACCCTTATCTAAGCGGTGCAATCGTGGAAGAGGCATGCTATTCGAGTAACGGCTCCGATGGGGACGGCTCATGGTCCTCCCTTTGCCCCGGAGGCGCTCTGTCCTCCACGGCGCCGGACTCCGCCTTACCCTATGCCACGGGGGTCTGCCCCGCGGGCGAGTGCGATCACGGGACCCATGTATCGGGCACCGTGGCCGGCAGGGCCGGGGTCTCCGGCAGTCCCGGTCCCGGTGTGGCGCCCGGCGCTTCGATTGTCGCAATCCAGGTATTCTCCCGCTTCGAGAGTGCCCTCTATTGCGGAGGCGCCGGTTATACCCCGTGCGTCCTCTCCTATACCTCCGATCAGATCGCCGGGCTTGAGAGGGTTTACGCTCTCAGGGATACTTATGCGATTGCCTCCGTCAATATGAGCCTCGGTGGGGGGCAGTATGCCACGCCCGCCGAATGCGACGCGGGTAACTCCTCCATAAAAACGATTATAGATAATCTGAGGGCAGCGGGCATTGCCACAATAGGGGCGAGTGGAAATGACGCATTCTGCGGCTCCATGTCGGCCCCTGCATGCATCTCTACTGCAATCAGCGTGGGGGCCACGGAAAGCAGCGACACCGTGGCGGCCTATTCCAACAGCGCCTCTTTCCTTACCCTTCTGGCGCCGGGTTCGCAGATCACCTCTTCTCTTCCCGGGAACGGCTGGGGAACCTGGAGCGGTACCTCCATGGCAGCACCCCATGTATCCGGCTCCTGGGCCCTGCTCAAAAGTAAAAAGGCCGACGCAACAGTGGAGGAGATTCTGTCTGCTCTCACATCGACAGGAAGAAGGGTCGTTGATTCAGGAAAGTGCTCCCTCGTCACGAAGCCGAGGATCGATGTGAATAAGGGCTATGGCGTCCTTGGCGGCGGCATCTCTCTCACCCTTTCCACGTCCGGAAGCGGCGCCGGAACGGTAGCCAGCTCGCCCGCGGGGATCGATTGCGGCTCCTCCTGCTCGGCGAGCTATGGCGCCAACGCGCAGGTCACCCTCATAGCCACGCCCGCCCTCGGCTCCGTATTTACCGGCTGGAGCGGCGGGGAATGCAGCGGCACGGGCACATGTACCATCACCATGGACCGCAGCAAATTCATAGGCGCCACTTTCAACCTCGGAAATATCATCACCGTGAGCAGAAAAGGGAGCGGATCGGGAACCGTGGCGAGCAGGCCCTCGGGTATAAGCTGCCCTGCCGTCTGTTCGGCCACATTTCCGGGGGGCCGGCCGATCACCCTGACGCCCGTAGCCGCCCTCGGCTCCACCTTCGCCTACTGGACAGGGGCGTGCAACGACGCATTGCCTTCCTGCACGGTCAGCATGGATGCCAATACGACTGTGGCCGCGGCTTTTTTTCTTACGAAAAATGCGAAGGTCAGGCTTACCACATCGAAAAAAAGGGTGAGCGCAGGGGACGGCGCCATCTTCTCATCGGATGGCGGAATCGACTGCGGGATCGCCTGCGGCTATAATTATTATCCCCGCACGCCCGTCACACTCACCGCCGCCGCCACGGGAGATGCGGTCTTTACGGGCTGGAGCGGGGCCTGCTCGGGCACCGGGGCTACATGTATTGTTACGATGGATAAGGCAAAAACAGCGATCGCCGCCTTCGCGGGTCCCCAAAAGCTGACGGTGACGAAGCGCAGGGCAAGAGGGGGCGACGGGACCGTGACGAGCGAGCCCGCGGGGATCGACTGCGGTACTACGTGCCGCTCCTTCTTCACCGTCAATACACCGGTCACCCTCTACGCCGTCCCATCGGAGAATACGGTTTTCACGGGCTGGAGGGGTGCATGCGCCGGAACGGAGAGGGCTTGCACGCTCACCATGGACAAGGCAAAAACGGTGAGTGCTTCCTTTACCCGCATAAACCCTTGA
- a CDS encoding S8 family serine peptidase gives MIKKLHFWKEMAMACAVAIAVLSVLPGAGYALTVDNLQKKVVSPGGYDALLSRAQELGRVKVLVRVATEYAPEKSLSPAAVQSQRSAIRTAQDRVIADLSGRGLKPTQTHKYTYVPYLAMDVDRATLDTLLASGSVADVQEDIPVPPTADPGWDITLMGANSLHTAGVKGSGITVAVLDTGVDKNHPYLSGAVVSEACYSTTNGTYGSTSLCPGGASESTALGSALPYGTNCPAGECDHGTHVAGTIAGRESIAGSPGPGVAPAANIIAIQVFSLFPGTYSSCNGTPCVLSYTSDQIKGLERVYALRSTYTVASSNMSLGGGQFTSNCDNDSRKPIIDSLKAAGIATVIASGNSYYCGSMGAPGCISSAVSVGATDSGDAVAAYSNSVSFLNLFAPGSGITSSIPNSGWGTWNGTSMATPHVAGAWALMKSKSSALTVDQILAAFTSTGTSVTDTGKCPDVTKKRINVYQAYSSLGDTFTLTVTKPGPGAGTVSSSPSGIDCGSTCAGGFAPGTAVTLTPTAASGSAFAYWTGACSGALPACTATMTADTSVAAVFYPTNNKKFRLGVTKRRTSAGDGTVTSSDTMINCGSTCAKNYYPGAPVTLTAVATGNAVFTGWSGPCSGTGTCSVTMDAAKPVTANFAGPQKLTVTKRKVNRGDGTVTSAPAGIDCGTTCQYAFTVNTSVTLTAVPAAGSIFTGWSGSAGCTGTGTCTVTMDKVKTAIASFTGPYNLRVVKVSRKAGTGTVTSAPAGIDCGTTCVNTFTANSSVTLTAAASGTSTFTNWAGSCTGTATTCTLTMDKVRTTQAIFTGP, from the coding sequence ATGATCAAAAAACTTCATTTTTGGAAAGAGATGGCAATGGCATGTGCGGTTGCAATTGCAGTCTTGTCTGTCCTGCCCGGTGCAGGCTACGCCCTTACCGTGGATAACCTTCAGAAAAAAGTCGTAAGCCCCGGCGGCTACGACGCCCTCTTATCACGGGCCCAGGAGCTCGGCAGGGTGAAGGTCCTGGTGCGGGTCGCCACAGAGTATGCACCGGAAAAAAGCCTTTCCCCGGCAGCCGTTCAGTCCCAGCGCTCCGCCATCAGGACGGCCCAGGACCGGGTAATAGCCGACCTTTCGGGGCGTGGCTTGAAACCCACGCAAACCCACAAGTATACCTATGTCCCCTATCTTGCCATGGATGTGGATCGCGCGACCCTGGACACCCTTCTCGCGTCAGGCAGCGTGGCTGACGTTCAGGAAGATATCCCCGTCCCTCCCACGGCTGATCCGGGTTGGGATATTACCCTCATGGGCGCGAACAGCCTCCATACGGCAGGGGTCAAGGGGAGCGGGATTACGGTCGCGGTCCTCGATACGGGGGTGGACAAGAACCATCCTTACCTCAGCGGCGCGGTAGTCTCGGAGGCATGTTACTCTACCACCAATGGTACCTACGGCAGTACTTCTTTGTGTCCGGGGGGTGCATCCGAATCGACTGCCCTGGGTTCGGCCCTTCCCTACGGCACCAATTGCCCTGCGGGTGAATGCGACCATGGAACCCACGTGGCCGGCACCATTGCGGGACGGGAGTCAATAGCCGGCAGTCCCGGCCCGGGTGTGGCGCCCGCAGCCAACATAATCGCCATACAGGTCTTCTCTCTTTTTCCCGGCACTTATTCCTCATGCAACGGAACTCCCTGCGTTCTCTCCTATACGTCGGATCAAATAAAGGGTCTCGAGCGAGTGTACGCACTGAGGAGCACCTATACCGTTGCTTCTTCGAATATGAGCCTCGGCGGTGGCCAATTTACGTCTAACTGCGACAACGACTCAAGAAAGCCAATAATAGATAGTTTAAAAGCAGCCGGCATTGCGACGGTAATCGCAAGCGGCAACAGTTACTACTGCGGCTCAATGGGGGCTCCGGGCTGCATTTCGTCTGCCGTGAGCGTGGGGGCAACCGACAGTGGCGACGCAGTTGCTGCTTATTCCAACAGCGTCTCTTTCCTCAACCTCTTTGCGCCGGGATCGGGGATCACCTCCTCCATCCCCAACAGCGGATGGGGCACATGGAACGGCACTTCCATGGCAACTCCTCACGTGGCAGGTGCCTGGGCGCTCATGAAGAGCAAGAGCAGCGCGCTGACTGTCGACCAGATCCTTGCAGCCTTTACCTCCACGGGAACGAGCGTCACCGATACGGGCAAGTGTCCGGATGTTACAAAGAAAAGAATTAATGTTTATCAGGCCTACTCCTCCCTGGGCGACACCTTTACCCTCACCGTCACCAAGCCGGGACCCGGCGCCGGAACGGTGAGCAGCTCGCCCTCGGGAATAGATTGCGGCTCCACGTGCGCCGGGGGTTTCGCACCGGGCACTGCCGTAACCCTTACGCCCACGGCAGCATCCGGCTCCGCCTTCGCCTACTGGACAGGCGCGTGCAGCGGGGCGCTGCCTGCCTGCACCGCGACCATGACCGCCGATACCAGCGTGGCAGCGGTATTCTACCCTACCAATAATAAAAAATTCAGACTGGGCGTGACAAAGAGGAGAACGAGCGCAGGGGACGGGACCGTGACGTCATCCGATACCATGATCAACTGCGGCTCCACGTGCGCCAAAAATTATTATCCCGGTGCGCCTGTCACTCTCACGGCGGTTGCAACGGGTAACGCCGTATTCACCGGATGGAGCGGCCCCTGCAGCGGGACGGGCACGTGCAGCGTCACCATGGACGCGGCAAAACCGGTAACCGCTAATTTCGCAGGTCCCCAGAAGCTGACCGTGACAAAGCGGAAGGTAAACAGGGGCGACGGGACCGTGACGAGCGCTCCGGCGGGAATAGACTGCGGGACCACGTGCCAGTATGCGTTTACGGTGAACACTTCCGTGACCCTTACCGCCGTTCCCGCGGCAGGCTCGATCTTCACGGGATGGAGCGGGAGCGCAGGCTGCACCGGGACAGGGACGTGCACGGTCACCATGGACAAGGTGAAAACCGCAATCGCCTCCTTTACCGGGCCCTACAATCTCAGGGTGGTAAAAGTAAGCAGGAAGGCCGGTACGGGCACCGTGACGAGCGCTCCCGCGGGGATCGACTGCGGGACCACGTGCGTGAACACCTTTACGGCGAATTCATCGGTGACCCTGACTGCGGCAGCAAGCGGCACTTCCACCTTCACGAACTGGGCCGGCTCCTGCACGGGGACTGCGACCACGTGTACACTCACCATGGACAAGGTAAGAACAACGCAGGCAATATTCACCGGACCATGA
- a CDS encoding C1 family peptidase, with protein MKKILLTLCAVLVAIGFSTIAYSAEVLVSGAESSSYAVMRPDFETMVRWKQAYEKAPKAYIDEDVGAALTNARKAGRSSSLSLLNHLDYIPAQRNQGSCGNCWAWASTGVLEIAQSVQEIARNRNSLQFLNSCYTDFYPCQGGTIFDFAGWYGETGYSIPWSNSHASWQDGSASCGGGSSSCVSCNSIATSPNYRMNTIGAEQIATQDISQETAISNIKNVLNQNKAMYFGFYLTDDASWNAFYDFWGNHTEATLWTPDAYCGRTWVEGEGAGHAVLIVGYNDDDADTSKHYWIVLNSWGTTTGRRTGLFRMPIYMNYACSMDYYGGPYGTREFWTLNVTFPNCSYTVTSTSPVIYNFGGGTATVRIQASSTSCPAPTVTPNGAWLTASGLTWRNGRGTVKIKAAANTSSLERAADVSINGTPLPTNQKAKPCTFGAFVPPRATVTKAGENGKTFSIVTNPSDCAWTATADAAAPWLQVTSGAGISGGQVTYNVPANPGRTRTGRINVIMDLRTTMKKVFNVTQTNR; from the coding sequence GTGAAGAAAATCTTACTTACTCTGTGTGCGGTACTGGTTGCGATCGGCTTTTCCACGATCGCATATTCGGCGGAGGTTCTGGTGAGCGGAGCTGAGTCTTCTTCCTATGCCGTCATGCGTCCCGATTTTGAGACCATGGTTCGATGGAAACAAGCTTATGAGAAAGCTCCTAAAGCGTATATCGATGAAGATGTGGGGGCAGCGCTGACGAATGCGAGAAAAGCGGGACGCTCGTCCTCGTTGAGCCTGCTTAACCATCTCGACTATATCCCGGCCCAAAGAAACCAGGGCTCTTGCGGGAACTGCTGGGCATGGGCGTCTACCGGCGTCCTGGAAATTGCCCAAAGCGTGCAGGAGATCGCCAGAAACCGCAATTCCCTACAGTTTCTAAATTCATGCTATACAGATTTTTACCCGTGCCAAGGTGGGACTATCTTTGATTTTGCGGGATGGTACGGCGAGACCGGATATTCAATCCCGTGGAGCAACAGTCATGCGTCGTGGCAGGATGGGTCCGCAAGCTGCGGCGGAGGGTCCTCTTCGTGCGTCTCCTGCAACTCGATCGCCACCAGCCCTAATTATCGTATGAACACTATCGGAGCAGAGCAGATCGCCACCCAGGACATATCACAAGAGACGGCTATCAGCAATATCAAGAACGTGTTGAATCAGAATAAGGCCATGTATTTCGGCTTCTACCTGACCGATGATGCCTCGTGGAACGCTTTTTACGACTTTTGGGGTAATCACACGGAAGCAACCTTATGGACCCCCGACGCCTACTGCGGGAGGACCTGGGTGGAAGGTGAGGGCGCGGGTCATGCCGTATTGATCGTGGGATATAACGACGACGACGCTGATACGAGCAAGCATTATTGGATCGTCCTGAACAGCTGGGGCACCACTACAGGGCGGCGTACCGGGCTCTTTCGCATGCCCATATATATGAATTATGCCTGTTCCATGGACTACTATGGGGGTCCTTACGGGACCAGGGAATTCTGGACTTTGAATGTAACTTTCCCCAACTGCAGCTATACGGTGACCTCCACCAGTCCGGTGATCTACAACTTTGGAGGGGGAACGGCGACCGTGAGAATACAGGCATCCTCCACATCCTGCCCCGCCCCCACGGTAACACCGAACGGGGCATGGCTCACCGCCTCCGGCCTCACCTGGAGGAACGGCAGGGGAACGGTAAAGATCAAGGCCGCGGCCAACACCAGCTCTCTGGAAAGAGCTGCTGACGTATCCATAAATGGCACCCCCCTCCCTACCAACCAAAAGGCCAAACCATGCACGTTCGGAGCCTTTGTTCCTCCCCGCGCCACTGTCACGAAAGCGGGTGAGAATGGTAAAACCTTCAGCATCGTGACCAATCCGTCCGATTGTGCATGGACGGCAACAGCCGACGCGGCGGCCCCGTGGCTCCAGGTTACGTCCGGCGCCGGCATCAGCGGGGGCCAGGTAACCTATAACGTCCCGGCCAATCCGGGCAGGACAAGAACGGGCAGGATCAACGTGATCATGGACCTCAGAACCACCATGAAGAAGGTATTTAACGTAACCCAGACGAATAGATAG
- a CDS encoding PDZ domain-containing protein, with protein MILYGSGGNFGLIAQFHHDMECPKCRSEEITRSHRIRGERLILFLTASLPYRCANCRHRFLVRDRRLMAELYAVWGVVFLAVIGIVFYFSYRGDSKGDVVSARAPAKSITASILMEALPQPVTPKDSKAPPDASPPKGKDNPPAAVIQLGSRAKFGVKWNEVEGGLKIVQVKAGPLKNAGLRKDDLIAAIDGETATDERLLKARDNIVSGATEGAKLIVLRDKERLYFELRK; from the coding sequence ATGATATTGTATGGCTCAGGGGGGAATTTCGGATTGATTGCCCAGTTTCACCACGATATGGAATGTCCTAAATGCAGAAGTGAAGAGATAACGCGCTCCCATCGGATTCGGGGAGAGCGGCTCATTCTGTTTCTTACCGCCTCCTTGCCTTATCGGTGCGCAAACTGCCGTCACCGGTTCCTGGTCCGGGACCGCCGTCTTATGGCCGAGCTTTATGCCGTATGGGGCGTGGTATTTCTTGCGGTGATCGGGATTGTATTCTATTTTTCTTATCGAGGGGACAGTAAGGGAGATGTGGTCTCTGCCCGGGCTCCCGCTAAATCGATAACCGCCTCCATCTTAATGGAAGCTCTGCCCCAGCCTGTCACGCCAAAAGATTCAAAGGCCCCCCCGGACGCGTCACCGCCAAAGGGAAAAGATAACCCGCCCGCGGCAGTCATACAATTAGGCTCCCGCGCAAAGTTCGGCGTCAAATGGAATGAGGTGGAGGGGGGCTTGAAAATAGTCCAGGTAAAGGCGGGGCCTCTCAAGAACGCAGGGCTCAGGAAGGACGATCTCATTGCCGCAATAGACGGTGAAACCGCAACCGACGAAAGGCTGCTCAAAGCCAGGGACAATATCGTATCGGGCGCCACGGAGGGCGCAAAACTCATCGTGTTGAGAGATAAGGAGAGGCTCTATTTCGAGCTTAGAAAATAG
- a CDS encoding metallophosphoesterase, whose amino-acid sequence MDPATSKPPPTKGRRGLVLLVALFLLLLPLLVRADLNRFAIVSDTHVGSPDSVYPEFIRLMEEQKIDVILHAGDAIHNPGNQRQWTKLFDITGAGKTLHLAPGNHDLHGKQSLQVYLKYFPKPYYSFTDRDTLFVLLNTELPGEAGRITGEQFDWLKAELNRPFKYKFVFLHEPLFSLLFGHGLDRYKEERDRLHQLFVRKGVSLVVSGHDHLYLRREKSGITYIIVAAAGGNLSHFPKDADFFRYVLVTRKNGGYSFIVKDMGGGEKDEFTIER is encoded by the coding sequence ATGGACCCCGCGACTTCCAAGCCCCCTCCAACCAAGGGGAGGAGAGGGCTTGTTCTCCTCGTTGCCTTATTTCTTCTGCTCCTTCCTCTTCTCGTCCGGGCGGACCTGAACCGTTTCGCAATTGTGAGCGATACCCACGTCGGCTCCCCTGATTCGGTGTACCCCGAATTCATTCGTCTTATGGAAGAGCAGAAGATAGACGTCATCTTGCACGCGGGCGACGCGATCCATAATCCTGGAAACCAGCGGCAATGGACAAAATTGTTCGATATTACCGGAGCGGGGAAGACCCTTCACCTTGCCCCGGGAAACCATGATCTCCATGGAAAGCAGTCCCTCCAGGTCTATCTCAAGTATTTTCCGAAGCCTTACTATTCTTTTACGGACCGGGATACCCTCTTCGTGCTCCTCAACACGGAGCTTCCCGGCGAGGCGGGCAGGATCACGGGGGAGCAGTTCGACTGGCTCAAGGCGGAGCTTAACCGGCCTTTTAAATATAAATTCGTCTTCCTCCATGAGCCCCTTTTTTCACTCCTCTTCGGCCATGGCCTTGACCGGTATAAGGAGGAGAGGGACCGGCTCCACCAGCTTTTCGTGCGTAAAGGGGTCTCTCTCGTGGTGTCGGGCCACGACCATCTCTATCTCAGGCGTGAGAAGAGCGGCATCACCTACATCATCGTGGCCGCGGCCGGGGGGAACCTGAGCCATTTCCCCAAGGACGCCGATTTCTTCCGTTATGTTCTGGTAACGAGAAAGAACGGGGGCTACTCTTTTATCGTGAAGGATATGGGAGGGGGAGAGAAAGACGAGTTTACCATCGAGCGCTAG